Proteins encoded by one window of Rutidosis leptorrhynchoides isolate AG116_Rl617_1_P2 chromosome 7, CSIRO_AGI_Rlap_v1, whole genome shotgun sequence:
- the LOC139856939 gene encoding protein NLP6-like isoform X3: MSHTKDFINLLQPNPSPQTENLTSPQVFDRPTSKVPNERKRNECNILSIIKEVSDIHNIPLAQTWAMSPTSSYVSHENVIKKSCSSFNIRCIGKECMYTTSLPFHVRDLGKWEFREACRNQHIDKSHSFVGQALLAHGSGYCENVTELTEDEYPLVHYARMSGLATCFTIFLRTVEGDDDYQDYVLEFFLMLDDKDSRRVISLVQTLKQKVDVVSGFQLGQISSIEIIGPPKDADYLSSIINPRIIKISSTTFDKGFIDSESFLDDVSKADLVHVASQLSCTQNHSIKQSDVIGCKQSLARNNVISCNINEVGLCKTDNSSTSKLSDITNVGTMNHSLKKGRKCKIKSLTMKSLEQHIGKPINQAAESLGVSRSTLKRFCREHGISSWPLPKRSKKTGCVTDPKMSHASCSEKLEKTSSSARFAMCHKNIGIYQITLLIVGLRRWRNKTLNRLQKQDSALFTSTGKSERITNIVNTCSNVEQQLSDCSLVYASSKQSVRKFCELGMGMVMVKVTLKNDMLKFRFPVSSGLLELKNEVAQRVNLHGKRLSIRYKDEGNDLVCITCDADLHALPDFLDVKSTIRLHAQLVDD; this comes from the exons ACAGAAAATCTTACAAGCCCACAAGTATTTGATCGTCCTACATCAAAG GTTCCTAATGAACGCAAGAGAAACGAGTGCAACATACTTAGTATAATAAAAGAAGTGAGTGACATCCACAATATTCCGCTTGCTCAGACATGGGCGATGTCCCCAACAAGTAGTTATGTTTCTCATGAAAATGTTATAAAAAAGAGTTGTAGTAGTTTCAACATTAGATGCATCGGTAAAGAATGCATGTATACAACCTCTCTACCATTTCATGTTCGAGACTTGGGTAAATGGGAGTTTAGAGAAGCATGTAGAAATCAACACATAGATAAGTCTCATAGCTTTGTTGGGCAAGCATTGTTAGCCCATGGTTCGGGTTACTGTGAGAATGTAACTGAATTAACTGAAGATGAATACCCTTTGGTCCACTATGCCCGTATGAGTGGCTTAGCAACGTGTTTTACAATCTTCTTACGTACTGTTGAAGGTGACGATGATTATCAAGACTACGTGTTGGAATTTTTTCTAATGTTGGATGACAAAGATAGCAGACGTGTAATAAGTTTGGTGCAAACGTTGAAGCAGAAAGTTGACGTCGTTTCTGGATTTCAATTGGGTCAAATCTCTAGTATCGAAATTATCGGACCACCTAAGGATGCTGATTATTTATCTTCAATTATAAATCCTCGTATTATCAAAATATCGTCAACCACATTTGATAAGGGATTTATAGATTCCGAGTCATTTTTGGATGATGTTTCTAAAGCTGATCTTGTACATGTCGCAAGCCAACTGTCGTGCACACAGAATCACAGCATTAAACAAAGTGACGTTATTGGTTGCAAACAAAGTTTGGCTAGGAACAATGTCATAAGCTGTAACATTAATGAGGTTGGCTTATGTAAAACTGACAATAGTAGTACATCGAAACTGAGCGATATCACTAATGTGGGAACGATGAATCATTCTTTGAAAAAGGGTAGAAAGTGTAAAATTAAATCACTGACAATGAAGTCACTTGAGCAGCATATCGGAAAACCAATAAATCAAGCCGCTGAGAGCCTTGGTG TTAGTAGATCCACATTGAAGCGTTTTTGTCGGGAGCATGGTATATCTAGTTGGCCACTGCCAAAACGGAGCAAAAAAACAGGTTGCGTTACCGACCCAAAGATGTCACACGCATCATGCTCAGAGAAACTAGAGAAAACGTCATCTAGTGCACGTTTTGCTATGTGTCACAAGAATATTGGTATATACCAGATAACACTACTGATAGTGGGCTTGAGGCGGTGGAGAAATAAGACTTTAAACCGGCTTCAAAAACAAGATTCTGCATTGTTTACGAGCACAGGCAAATCGGAACGTATAACAAATATTGTAAACACTTGTTCAAATGTTGAACAGCAACTATCAGATTGTAGTCTTGTTTATGCATCCTCAAAGCAGAGTGTGAGAAAATTTTGTGAGTTGGGGATGGGGATGGTGATGGTGAAAGTAACTTTAAAAAATGATATGTTAAAGTTCCGATTTCCTGTTTCATCGGGTTtattggaactgaaaaacgaagtGGCTCAAAGGGTAAATTTACATGGTAAACGGCTTAGTATACGATATAAGGATGAAGGCAACGATTTGGTGTGTATTACTTGTGATGCTGATCTGCACGCTCTTCCCGATTTTTTGGATGTTAAGTCAACGATCAGATTACACGCCCAGTTGGTCGATGATTAA